The stretch of DNA CCGTCCGTCAGTGCGGGGAGATCGCCCAGCTCCCCGGCTCCCCGCGACGTCGCGAGCGCGGTCAACGCCGCCAGGCCCAGCGCCGAACCCACCTGGTAAGTGGTGTTGACGATGCCCGAGGCCAGACCCGCCTGCTCCTGCGGGGCACCGGACATCGCGGCCATCATCGCCGGGATGTACGCGAGGGACATCCCGAGCGCGGCGACCAGCGAGGCGGGCAGCACGTCCACCACGAAGGAACCGGTCGGACCCACCTGCGACAGCCACACCAGGCCGAGCGCGAGCACGAGCAGCCCACCGCCGATCAGCGGCCTGGCGCCGAAGCGGCCGAGCAGCCGCGCGGTGACCGCCGTCATGAAGAGCATGAGCAGCCCCGTCATCGGCAACAGCGCCGCGCCGGACGCGAACGCCCCGTACCCCATCACCTGCTGGAGATAGAGGTTGAGGAAGTACCACATCGGGATCCAGGCGGCCCCGAGCAGCGCCATCGCCAGGTTGGCGGAGCCGAGCCGCGGCACGCGCCACACCTTGAGCGGCATCAGCGGCTCACGCACCGACTTCTGTACGAGGAGGAAGAGCGCCAAGAGGGCGACAGCACCGCCCAGTTGGAGGACCGTGGAGGCCGACCCCCAGCCTGCTTCCGGCGCCCGCACCACCGCGAAGACGGCCAGCGCGAGACCAGCGGTCACGAAGACCGCGCCGAGGACGTCGACCGAGCCGCGCTTGCCCTCGACCGCGGGGAGCAGCCGTGTCGCCGCGAGGGTCGCGATGCCGATCGGGATGTAGATGATGAACACCCAGGGCCAGCTCAGCCACTCCGTGAAGACACCGCCGAGGAAGACTCCGGCCGTGCCGCCCGCGGGGGCCGCGGCTCCGTAGAGGGCCATCGCCTTGCCGAGCTCCTTCGGGTCGTGGCCGAAGAGCATCATCAGGAGGGTCATGGCCGCGGGCGCGATCAGCGCGCCGCCGACGCCCTGCACGGCGCGGCCGACGACCTCGACGGTCGCGGACTGCGCGGCGGCGGCGAGCACGGAGCCGCCGATGAGGACGGCCCAGCCTGACACGAAGACCTTGCGCGCCCCGAGCAGGTCGGAGAGGCGCCCGCCGAGCAGCAGCAGGCCGCCGAAGGTGATGACGTACGCGTTGAAGACCCACTGCAACTCGCCCTGCGAGAAGCCGAGGTCCTTCTGCATCTCGGGGAGTGCGACCCCGATGATCGAGGTGTCCATGATGACCATGAACTGGGCGGTGGCGAGCACGAAGAGCGCCCACCAGCGCTTGGGGTTGGCGGTTGACATGACAGTTCCCCTCCCACTGACTTCCGACTTCTGACTTCTGACTTCCGATCGCTACATACCCCCTCGGGGTATGTAGCGATCGGACGTTAACATACCCCCTGGGGGTACTCAAGCGTTACAGTCACCCCATGCCCCACGACCACAAGGAACTCCGCGCCCGCTGGCACGCGACCCTGCTCCGCGCGAGCGAAGGAACCCCCGACCCCGCGCCCTACGCGGACAACCTGCTCGCACGCTGGGCCGAGCCGCAGCGGCGGTACCACACCACCGCCCACCTCGCGGCGGTCCTCGACCACATCGACGTACTGGAAGAGCACGCCGACGACCCCAATCTCGTGCGGCTCGCGGCGTGGTTCCACGACGCGGTGTACGCGCCGGACCGCTCCGAGAACGAGGAGCGCAGCGCCCGTCTCGCCGAACGCGCCCTCCAGGAAAGCGGGTTGACGCCCAAGGCCACGGCTGAGGTGGCCCGTCTGGTCCGCCTCACCGTCACCCACGACCCCGCCGACGGCGACCATAACGGCGAGGCGCTGTGCGACGCCGATCTGGCGATCCTGGCCGCCGCCCCGGACGCCTACGCCGCGTACGCCGCCGCCGTCCGCGAGGAGTACGCCTTCGTGCCGGACGAGGACTTCCGCGCGGGCCGGGCCGCGGTACTCCGCCAGCTCCTCGCGCTGCCACGGCTGTTCCGCACGCCGTACGGTGCGGCCGAATGGGAGGGCCCGGCGCGGGCGAACCTGGCGACGGAAATGGAGCTGCTCAGCGCCTGAGGCTCCCGTACGCTGCGCGCATGCTTTCCATGGGTGGGGATCAGGTCGAGGAAGCCGTGGCGCACGCGGCGAAGGTGCTGCGTGCGGGGGTGGAGCTCGACTGGAGCGTCAAAGCGGGCGGCCTCGACTGGTCCTGCCTGAAGACGGCCGAGCACATCGCGGGCGATCTCGTCGCGTACGCGGGCCAGTTGACGGGCCGCGCGAAGGATTCGTACGTCCCCTTCGAGATCGCCTTCGACGAGGGTTCGGGCCCCGAGGACGCGATCCGTGTCATCGAGTCGACCGGCGGCCTGCTCTCGGCGGTGGTGCGGACGACGCCGCCGGGGGTCCGGGCGTACCACCCGTACCCCTCCGGCAGCGCGGACGCGGTGGGCTTCGCGGCGATGGGCGTCGCGGAGGTGCTGCTCCACACGTACGACATCGCGCAGGCACTCGGCGTGGACGCGGAGCCGCCGGCCGCGCTGTGCGAGGCGGTCCTTGCCTGGCTCTTCCCGCAGGTCCCGCCCGCACGTACGCCTGCTGAGCAGTGGGCGACGCTGCTCTGGGCCACGGGGCGCGGCTCCCTGGCGGGGCGGCCACGCCTCGACAAGTGGCGCTGGCACAACGCCCTCTCGATCCCGGCCGGCCGGGTCGTCCTGCGGGAGGTGTCCCCCGCGTCGGCGGCGGATCTCGCGGCGGGCGGCACGGGGGGCCTGACGTGGATCGAGGGCGGGCCCTTCGACGGGACGCGGAGGGCCGCGGAGATGGTGACGAAGGCGTACGCGTCCGGGGTGCACCGGCCCGAGTGGGGCATGTTCGCCCTGGTGCGGGTGGAGGACGAGGTGGCGATCGGCGGGATGGGCTTCCACGGGCCGCCGGACGAGGAGGGCGTGGCGGAGGTCGGCTACGACCTGGCGGTCGGCGCGCGGGGCCGGGGTTACGCCTCGGAGGCGCTGGCCGCTCTCTCCACCGTGGCCCTGACCCGCCCCGGCGTCACGGCGCTGCTGGCCGTGATCGAACCCGAGAACACCCCTTCCCAGGCGGTGGTGACAAGGGCGGGCTACACCCGGATCTCGGACCGCGAGGGGAACCAGGCCTACTTGCGCCGCGCCTGAGGTCTGCCCTGCGGCGCGGTTGCGGGTAGCGGGTTACCCCGCGGCGCGGGAGCCCTGAACAGCCGCCGCTTCGCGGCGATGTTTCCCGCCCACCCACCCGATTACCCCGCGGCGAGGGAATGTCACCGCCCACCCCAGCGTTCCCTACTGTTATGCCGACCTCTGACCCGAAGCCCGCCGAGCCAGGCGCCGGCCGGAAACGAATGCCCGTAGCCGTCTACATCCTCGGCCTCGCCGTCTTCGCCCTCGGCACAAGCGAGTTCATGCTCTCGGGGCTCCTGCCCCCCATCGCGGACGACATGGACGTCTCCATCCCCCGCGCGGGCCTCCTCATCTCCGCCTTCGCCATCGGCATGGTCATCGGCGCCCCCCTCCTGGCAGTGGCGACCCTGCGGCTCCCCCGCCGCACCACCCTCATCACCCTCATCACGGTCTTCGGCCTCGGCCAGGTCGCCGGCGCCCTCGCACCGACCTACGAGATCCTCTTCGCGTCCCGCGTCGTCAGCGCCTTCGCCTGCGCGGGGTTCTGGGCGGTCGGCGCGGCCGTCGCCATCGCGATGGTGCCCGTCAACCAGCGCGCCCGCGCCATGGCCGTGATGATCGGCGGCCTCTCCATCGCGAACGTGCTTGGCGTGCCCGCTGGTGCGTTCCTCGGCGACAATTTCGGGTGGCGGTCCGCCTTCTGGGCGGTCGGCGCCGCCTCCGCCATCGCTCTCGTCGGCGTACTGACGCTCATCCCGCGCATCCCGCTCCCGGCCGAGAAGCCGCGCCTGAAGCGGGAGTTGGCCATCTACCGCGACCGGCAGGTCTGGCTCTCCATCGCGATCACCGCACTCGCGGCGGGCGGCGTCTTCTGCGCGTTCTCGTACCTCTCCCCGCTCCTGACGGACGTCGCCGGTCTCGACAAGGGGTGGGTGCCGACCATCCTCGGCCTCTTCGGTCTCGGCGCGCTCATCGGCACCGCGATCGGCGGCCGCGTCGCGGACGCGCACCTCTTCGGCGTCCTGCTCAGCGGCATCGCGGCATCGACGGTCTTCCTCGTCGCCCTCGCGCTCTTCTCCGGCACGGCTGCCGTGGCGATCGCCCTCTCGTTCCTCCTCGGCGTCTCCGCCTTCTACACCGCCCCGGCCCTCAACGCCCGCATGTTCAACGTCGCGGGCGCCGCCCCCACCCTCGCGGGCGCGACCACGACGGCCGCGTTCAACCTGGGCAACACGGGCGGCCCCTGGCTCGGCGGCACGGTGATCGACCTCGACCTGGGCTACGCCTCGACGGCGTGGGCGGGCGCGGGAATGACGGCCGTGGCGATCGTCGCGGTCACGGCGTCACTGCGGCTGCACCGCAGGACGCCGAGCCGCGTGGTCACGGCTTCGGCGGGTGACAGCGCG from Streptomyces sp. BA2 encodes:
- a CDS encoding MFS transporter; its protein translation is MSTANPKRWWALFVLATAQFMVIMDTSIIGVALPEMQKDLGFSQGELQWVFNAYVITFGGLLLLGGRLSDLLGARKVFVSGWAVLIGGSVLAAAAQSATVEVVGRAVQGVGGALIAPAAMTLLMMLFGHDPKELGKAMALYGAAAPAGGTAGVFLGGVFTEWLSWPWVFIIYIPIGIATLAATRLLPAVEGKRGSVDVLGAVFVTAGLALAVFAVVRAPEAGWGSASTVLQLGGAVALLALFLLVQKSVREPLMPLKVWRVPRLGSANLAMALLGAAWIPMWYFLNLYLQQVMGYGAFASGAALLPMTGLLMLFMTAVTARLLGRFGARPLIGGGLLVLALGLVWLSQVGPTGSFVVDVLPASLVAALGMSLAYIPAMMAAMSGAPQEQAGLASGIVNTTYQVGSALGLAALTALATSRGAGELGDLPALTDGFSAAFTGAGALAAVGGVVTLLVMRRERDSAAAEEKVNA
- a CDS encoding HD domain-containing protein translates to MPHDHKELRARWHATLLRASEGTPDPAPYADNLLARWAEPQRRYHTTAHLAAVLDHIDVLEEHADDPNLVRLAAWFHDAVYAPDRSENEERSARLAERALQESGLTPKATAEVARLVRLTVTHDPADGDHNGEALCDADLAILAAAPDAYAAYAAAVREEYAFVPDEDFRAGRAAVLRQLLALPRLFRTPYGAAEWEGPARANLATEMELLSA
- a CDS encoding GNAT family N-acetyltransferase — its product is MLSMGGDQVEEAVAHAAKVLRAGVELDWSVKAGGLDWSCLKTAEHIAGDLVAYAGQLTGRAKDSYVPFEIAFDEGSGPEDAIRVIESTGGLLSAVVRTTPPGVRAYHPYPSGSADAVGFAAMGVAEVLLHTYDIAQALGVDAEPPAALCEAVLAWLFPQVPPARTPAEQWATLLWATGRGSLAGRPRLDKWRWHNALSIPAGRVVLREVSPASAADLAAGGTGGLTWIEGGPFDGTRRAAEMVTKAYASGVHRPEWGMFALVRVEDEVAIGGMGFHGPPDEEGVAEVGYDLAVGARGRGYASEALAALSTVALTRPGVTALLAVIEPENTPSQAVVTRAGYTRISDREGNQAYLRRA
- a CDS encoding Cmx/CmrA family chloramphenicol efflux MFS transporter — protein: MPVAVYILGLAVFALGTSEFMLSGLLPPIADDMDVSIPRAGLLISAFAIGMVIGAPLLAVATLRLPRRTTLITLITVFGLGQVAGALAPTYEILFASRVVSAFACAGFWAVGAAVAIAMVPVNQRARAMAVMIGGLSIANVLGVPAGAFLGDNFGWRSAFWAVGAASAIALVGVLTLIPRIPLPAEKPRLKRELAIYRDRQVWLSIAITALAAGGVFCAFSYLSPLLTDVAGLDKGWVPTILGLFGLGALIGTAIGGRVADAHLFGVLLSGIAASTVFLVALALFSGTAAVAIALSFLLGVSAFYTAPALNARMFNVAGAAPTLAGATTTAAFNLGNTGGPWLGGTVIDLDLGYASTAWAGAGMTAVAIVAVTASLRLHRRTPSRVVTASAGDSAQAEATVEAARQGTRGPA